One window of the Gemmatimonadaceae bacterium genome contains the following:
- the fabG gene encoding 3-oxoacyl-[acyl-carrier-protein] reductase — MDLSGKVALVTGSTRGIGRAIAETLAGAGARVAVVGRDLPRAEAAAAEIGHGARGFACDVSEVAQVTALVADVEAAFGTLDILVNNAGLTKDNVIMRLKDEDWDAVLDANLRGAFASIRAASRGMMKRRSGRIINISSVVGVIGNRGQANYAASKAGLIGLTKSVAKELASRNILCNAVAPGFIATDMTAALGDDQRKALEGQIPLERLGSPADIASAVAFLASDHAAYITGQVLVVDGGMVM, encoded by the coding sequence GCGGGAAGGTGGCCCTCGTCACGGGGAGCACGCGCGGCATCGGGCGTGCGATCGCCGAGACCCTCGCCGGCGCCGGGGCGCGCGTGGCCGTCGTCGGCCGCGACCTGCCGCGCGCCGAGGCCGCCGCCGCGGAGATCGGGCACGGCGCCCGCGGGTTCGCCTGCGACGTGAGCGAGGTGGCGCAGGTGACCGCGCTCGTGGCCGATGTGGAGGCCGCCTTCGGCACCCTCGACATCCTCGTGAACAACGCCGGCCTCACGAAGGACAACGTCATCATGCGCCTCAAGGACGAGGACTGGGACGCGGTGCTCGATGCCAACCTGCGCGGCGCGTTCGCGAGCATCCGCGCGGCCTCGCGCGGCATGATGAAGCGGCGCAGCGGGCGGATCATCAACATCAGCAGCGTCGTGGGCGTGATCGGCAACCGCGGGCAGGCCAACTATGCCGCCAGCAAGGCGGGGCTGATCGGGCTCACGAAGTCGGTCGCCAAGGAGCTGGCCTCGCGCAACATCCTCTGCAACGCCGTCGCCCCGGGCTTCATCGCCACCGACATGACGGCGGCGCTCGGCGACGACCAGCGGAAGGCCCTCGAGGGGCAGATTCCGCTGGAGCGGCTGGGCAGCCCCGCCGACATCGCGTCGGCGGTGGCGTTCCTGGCCTCGGACCATGCCGCCTACATCACCGGGCAGGTGCTCGTGGTGGATGGCGGCATGGTGATGTAA
- a CDS encoding acyl carrier protein, with protein MADHTEKVKTIIERELGVERDKLTNEASFIEDLGADSLDIVELVMEFEKEFDIDIPDEDAEKLRTVGDALGYLNSKVQG; from the coding sequence ATGGCGGACCATACGGAGAAGGTGAAGACCATCATCGAGCGCGAACTCGGCGTCGAGCGCGACAAGCTCACGAACGAGGCGAGCTTCATCGAGGATCTCGGGGCGGACAGCCTGGACATCGTCGAGCTCGTGATGGAGTTCGAGAAGGAATTCGACATCGACATCCCGGACGAGGATGCCGAGAAGCTCCGCACGGTCGGTGATGCGCTCGGCTACCTGAATTCCAAGGTGCAGGGCTGA
- the fabF gene encoding beta-ketoacyl-ACP synthase II, with protein MRSRRVVVTGLGCLTAVGNDVATTWEALRAGRSGGGPITRFDAEKFSTRFANEVKAFDVSQYMDRKEAKRADLYTQYAVAASVQAMRDAGLAEGGFDPDRCGVIIGSGIGGLKTMEDQHTNYVTAGPKRISPFFVPMYIVDIAAGVVSMQFNCRGPNFATVSACATSAHAIGMSMRTIMYGDADLMLAGGSEAAVTPMSVGGFASMGALSSNNDDFMHASRPFDATRDGFVLGEGAGVVLLEELEHARRRGAHIYGEVVGYGATGDAHSLTGQPDAHEGLQRSMKLALKDAGLTTADVQYINAHGTSTPLNDSNECRAIRAVFGAHADALSVSSTKSATGHMLGAAGAVEFIACTLAIRDGIIPPTINYTTPDPECDLDVTPNTATVRPVEVAVSNSSGFGGHNVSIAVRRFQE; from the coding sequence ATGAGGTCTCGTCGGGTCGTCGTCACCGGGCTCGGGTGCCTCACGGCCGTCGGCAACGACGTGGCGACGACCTGGGAGGCGCTCCGCGCCGGCAGGAGCGGCGGGGGGCCGATCACGCGCTTCGACGCCGAGAAGTTCTCCACCCGGTTCGCGAACGAGGTGAAGGCGTTCGACGTCTCGCAGTACATGGACCGCAAGGAGGCGAAGCGCGCGGACCTCTACACCCAGTACGCGGTGGCGGCCTCGGTGCAGGCGATGCGCGACGCCGGCCTCGCCGAGGGCGGCTTCGATCCCGACCGCTGCGGCGTGATCATCGGCAGCGGCATCGGCGGCCTGAAGACGATGGAGGACCAGCACACGAACTACGTGACCGCCGGCCCGAAGCGCATCTCGCCGTTCTTCGTCCCGATGTACATCGTCGACATCGCCGCCGGCGTGGTGTCGATGCAGTTCAACTGCCGCGGCCCGAACTTCGCCACCGTCTCGGCGTGTGCCACCAGCGCCCACGCGATCGGCATGTCGATGCGCACGATCATGTACGGCGACGCCGACCTGATGCTCGCGGGCGGGTCGGAGGCGGCGGTGACACCGATGTCGGTGGGTGGCTTCGCCAGCATGGGGGCGCTCTCCAGCAACAACGACGACTTCATGCACGCGTCGCGCCCGTTCGACGCCACCCGCGACGGCTTCGTGCTCGGCGAGGGGGCCGGCGTGGTGTTGCTCGAGGAGCTCGAGCATGCGAGGCGCCGCGGGGCGCACATCTATGGCGAGGTGGTGGGCTACGGTGCCACCGGCGACGCCCACAGCCTCACCGGCCAGCCGGATGCCCACGAGGGCCTCCAGCGCTCGATGAAGCTGGCGCTGAAGGATGCGGGGCTGACCACCGCCGACGTGCAGTACATCAACGCCCACGGAACTTCCACGCCGCTCAACGATTCAAATGAGTGCCGGGCGATCCGGGCCGTCTTCGGTGCCCATGCCGATGCGCTGAGCGTGAGCTCGACGAAGTCGGCCACCGGGCACATGCTTGGCGCGGCCGGGGCGGTGGAGTTCATTGCCTGCACCCTGGCCATCCGCGACGGCATCATCCCGCCGACGATCAACTACACCACCCCCGATCCCGAGTGCGACCTGGACGTGACGCCGAACACGGCGACGGTACGCCCGGTCGAGGTGGCGGTGAGCAACAGTTCGGGTTTCGGTGGCCACAACGTGTCCATCGCGGTCCGACGATTCCAGGAGTAG